In Phyllopteryx taeniolatus isolate TA_2022b chromosome 1, UOR_Ptae_1.2, whole genome shotgun sequence, the following proteins share a genomic window:
- the csf1b gene encoding macrophage colony-stimulating factor 1b isoform X4 — protein sequence MFLSFPLSMAEVPGPCRHSITRDHLLKLKHLMDNQLRSGCSITYTFIEQKSLSKCCFVKAALPWILELLTTHFKYNRGSVNYTYVQSLRTLILNIYSQKCVPQINEEVEDKPESFEVLYRGSPGEALQKASRVLSVYLELVTKSDAPMNWSCQYEYSKFLSSSTEQPKVSPTQGCTDSYVTRSVKASQRRPLRDLYKLGFIITSIFGALLLLFILFCLITQKRPLFRHRLGSYMSSSRDQQG from the exons atGTTCCTGAGCTTCCCACTGTCCATGGCGGAGGTCCCTGGACCATGCAGACACTCCATTACTAGGGACCACCTGCTGAAACTCAAACATCTG ATGGATAACCAATTGAGAAGCGGGTGCTCGATAACCTACACATTCATAGAACAGAAATCTTTG AGCAAGTGTTGCTTCGTGAAAGCTGCCTTACCCTGGATATTGGAGCTCCTCACCACTCACTTCAAATATAACAGGGGTTCGGTCAACTATACCTATGTTCAGTCTTTGAGAACACTCATCCTCAACATCTACTCCCAGAAATGTGTTCCTCAGATCAACGAGGAGGTTGAG GACAAGCCAGAGAGTTTTGAAGTGCTTTACAGAGGGTCTCCTGGAGAAGCGCTGCAGAAAGCTTCAAGGGTGCTGTCTGTTTATCTGGAGCTGGTAACGAAGAGTGATGCACCAATGAACTGGAGTTGCCAGTATGAATACTCAAAGTTCTTGAGCTCAAGCACGGAGCAACCGAAAGTGTCCCCCACACAAGGTTGCACAG ACAGTTATGTTACGAGGTCAGTGAAGGCCTCTCAGAGAAGACCACTGAGAGACCTGTACAAGCTTGGCTTCATCATCACCTCCATCTTCGGAGCACTACTGCTCCTATTTATTCTCTTCTGTCTAATCACACAAAAG AGGCCCCTCTTCCGTCACAGATTGGGATCTTACATGAGTTCTAG caGAGACCAGCAAGGCTGA
- the csf1b gene encoding macrophage colony-stimulating factor 1b isoform X3, translated as MTILVPTLIQSQVKLQVKCLCVVMFLSFPLSMAEVPGPCRHSITRDHLLKLKHLMDNQLRSGCSITYTFIEQKSLSKCCFVKAALPWILELLTTHFKYNRGSVNYTYVQSLRTLILNIYSQKCVPQINEEVEDKPESFEVLYRGSPGEALQKASRVLSVYLELVTKSDAPMNWSCQYEYSKFLSSSTEQPKVSPTQGCTDSYVTRSVKASQRRPLRDLYKLGFIITSIFGALLLLFILFCLITQKRPLFRHRLGSYMSSSRDQQG; from the exons TTGCAGgtaaagtgtttgtgtgtggttatGTTCCTGAGCTTCCCACTGTCCATGGCGGAGGTCCCTGGACCATGCAGACACTCCATTACTAGGGACCACCTGCTGAAACTCAAACATCTG ATGGATAACCAATTGAGAAGCGGGTGCTCGATAACCTACACATTCATAGAACAGAAATCTTTG AGCAAGTGTTGCTTCGTGAAAGCTGCCTTACCCTGGATATTGGAGCTCCTCACCACTCACTTCAAATATAACAGGGGTTCGGTCAACTATACCTATGTTCAGTCTTTGAGAACACTCATCCTCAACATCTACTCCCAGAAATGTGTTCCTCAGATCAACGAGGAGGTTGAG GACAAGCCAGAGAGTTTTGAAGTGCTTTACAGAGGGTCTCCTGGAGAAGCGCTGCAGAAAGCTTCAAGGGTGCTGTCTGTTTATCTGGAGCTGGTAACGAAGAGTGATGCACCAATGAACTGGAGTTGCCAGTATGAATACTCAAAGTTCTTGAGCTCAAGCACGGAGCAACCGAAAGTGTCCCCCACACAAGGTTGCACAG ACAGTTATGTTACGAGGTCAGTGAAGGCCTCTCAGAGAAGACCACTGAGAGACCTGTACAAGCTTGGCTTCATCATCACCTCCATCTTCGGAGCACTACTGCTCCTATTTATTCTCTTCTGTCTAATCACACAAAAG AGGCCCCTCTTCCGTCACAGATTGGGATCTTACATGAGTTCTAG caGAGACCAGCAAGGCTGA
- the csf1b gene encoding macrophage colony-stimulating factor 1b isoform X1 has translation MQAQEEHGNSAKARLDLNPDPQSCELQVKCLCVVMFLSFPLSMAEVPGPCRHSITRDHLLKLKHLMDNQLRSGCSITYTFIEQKSLSKCCFVKAALPWILELLTTHFKYNRGSVNYTYVQSLRTLILNIYSQKCVPQINEEVEDKPESFEVLYRGSPGEALQKASRVLSVYLELVTKSDAPMNWSCQYEYSKFLSSSTEQPKVSPTQGCTDSYVTRSVKASQRRPLRDLYKLGFIITSIFGALLLLFILFCLITQKRPLFRHRLGSYMSSSRDQQG, from the exons TTGCAGgtaaagtgtttgtgtgtggttatGTTCCTGAGCTTCCCACTGTCCATGGCGGAGGTCCCTGGACCATGCAGACACTCCATTACTAGGGACCACCTGCTGAAACTCAAACATCTG ATGGATAACCAATTGAGAAGCGGGTGCTCGATAACCTACACATTCATAGAACAGAAATCTTTG AGCAAGTGTTGCTTCGTGAAAGCTGCCTTACCCTGGATATTGGAGCTCCTCACCACTCACTTCAAATATAACAGGGGTTCGGTCAACTATACCTATGTTCAGTCTTTGAGAACACTCATCCTCAACATCTACTCCCAGAAATGTGTTCCTCAGATCAACGAGGAGGTTGAG GACAAGCCAGAGAGTTTTGAAGTGCTTTACAGAGGGTCTCCTGGAGAAGCGCTGCAGAAAGCTTCAAGGGTGCTGTCTGTTTATCTGGAGCTGGTAACGAAGAGTGATGCACCAATGAACTGGAGTTGCCAGTATGAATACTCAAAGTTCTTGAGCTCAAGCACGGAGCAACCGAAAGTGTCCCCCACACAAGGTTGCACAG ACAGTTATGTTACGAGGTCAGTGAAGGCCTCTCAGAGAAGACCACTGAGAGACCTGTACAAGCTTGGCTTCATCATCACCTCCATCTTCGGAGCACTACTGCTCCTATTTATTCTCTTCTGTCTAATCACACAAAAG AGGCCCCTCTTCCGTCACAGATTGGGATCTTACATGAGTTCTAG caGAGACCAGCAAGGCTGA
- the csf1b gene encoding macrophage colony-stimulating factor 1b isoform X2, with amino-acid sequence MQAQEEHGNSAKARLDLNPDPQSCELQVKCLCVVMFLSFPLSMAEVPGPCRHSITRDHLLKLKHLMDNQLRSGCSITYTFIEQKSLSKCCFVKAALPWILELLTTHFKYNRGSVNYTYVQSLRTLILNIYSQKCVPQINEEVEDKPESFEVLYRGSPGEALQKASRVLSVYLELVTKSDAPMNWSCQYEYSKFLSSSTEQPKVSPTQGCTDSYVTRSVKASQRRPLRDLYKLGFIITSIFGALLLLFILFCLITQKRPLFRHRLGSYMSSRDQQG; translated from the exons TTGCAGgtaaagtgtttgtgtgtggttatGTTCCTGAGCTTCCCACTGTCCATGGCGGAGGTCCCTGGACCATGCAGACACTCCATTACTAGGGACCACCTGCTGAAACTCAAACATCTG ATGGATAACCAATTGAGAAGCGGGTGCTCGATAACCTACACATTCATAGAACAGAAATCTTTG AGCAAGTGTTGCTTCGTGAAAGCTGCCTTACCCTGGATATTGGAGCTCCTCACCACTCACTTCAAATATAACAGGGGTTCGGTCAACTATACCTATGTTCAGTCTTTGAGAACACTCATCCTCAACATCTACTCCCAGAAATGTGTTCCTCAGATCAACGAGGAGGTTGAG GACAAGCCAGAGAGTTTTGAAGTGCTTTACAGAGGGTCTCCTGGAGAAGCGCTGCAGAAAGCTTCAAGGGTGCTGTCTGTTTATCTGGAGCTGGTAACGAAGAGTGATGCACCAATGAACTGGAGTTGCCAGTATGAATACTCAAAGTTCTTGAGCTCAAGCACGGAGCAACCGAAAGTGTCCCCCACACAAGGTTGCACAG ACAGTTATGTTACGAGGTCAGTGAAGGCCTCTCAGAGAAGACCACTGAGAGACCTGTACAAGCTTGGCTTCATCATCACCTCCATCTTCGGAGCACTACTGCTCCTATTTATTCTCTTCTGTCTAATCACACAAAAG AGGCCCCTCTTCCGTCACAGATTGGGATCTTACATGAGTTCTAG AGACCAGCAAGGCTGA
- the csf1b gene encoding macrophage colony-stimulating factor 1b isoform X5, whose translation MTILVPTLIQSQVKMDNQLRSGCSITYTFIEQKSLSKCCFVKAALPWILELLTTHFKYNRGSVNYTYVQSLRTLILNIYSQKCVPQINEEVEDKPESFEVLYRGSPGEALQKASRVLSVYLELVTKSDAPMNWSCQYEYSKFLSSSTEQPKVSPTQGCTDSYVTRSVKASQRRPLRDLYKLGFIITSIFGALLLLFILFCLITQKRPLFRHRLGSYMSSSRDQQG comes from the exons ATGGATAACCAATTGAGAAGCGGGTGCTCGATAACCTACACATTCATAGAACAGAAATCTTTG AGCAAGTGTTGCTTCGTGAAAGCTGCCTTACCCTGGATATTGGAGCTCCTCACCACTCACTTCAAATATAACAGGGGTTCGGTCAACTATACCTATGTTCAGTCTTTGAGAACACTCATCCTCAACATCTACTCCCAGAAATGTGTTCCTCAGATCAACGAGGAGGTTGAG GACAAGCCAGAGAGTTTTGAAGTGCTTTACAGAGGGTCTCCTGGAGAAGCGCTGCAGAAAGCTTCAAGGGTGCTGTCTGTTTATCTGGAGCTGGTAACGAAGAGTGATGCACCAATGAACTGGAGTTGCCAGTATGAATACTCAAAGTTCTTGAGCTCAAGCACGGAGCAACCGAAAGTGTCCCCCACACAAGGTTGCACAG ACAGTTATGTTACGAGGTCAGTGAAGGCCTCTCAGAGAAGACCACTGAGAGACCTGTACAAGCTTGGCTTCATCATCACCTCCATCTTCGGAGCACTACTGCTCCTATTTATTCTCTTCTGTCTAATCACACAAAAG AGGCCCCTCTTCCGTCACAGATTGGGATCTTACATGAGTTCTAG caGAGACCAGCAAGGCTGA